One Polaribacter sp. SA4-12 genomic window carries:
- a CDS encoding TonB-dependent receptor, with protein MKQKYLLKLFTIAFMFMIPLGFMAQTIKGKVTDSSGEGLPFMNIVEKGTSNGTTTNDNGDFSITVKSLPTTFVVSSMGFETKTIPVTKKSYLTIIVNEDNALDEVVVTGNRTKPRTILDSPVPIDNIDVAELTKSGKPTLDRMLTFKVPSFNSQNQAIADATAHYDPADLRGLGPSRTLVLINGKRKNQSAQVYLNRTPGKGEVGVDLKSIPTAAIARVEVLRDGASAIYGSDAIAGVLNIILKKDVDYSTFTSKAGITSEHDGFNFSTDFNTGFNFGDGGFVNLTLGYYKQATTNRAGNVSDVGDTPRDIAWLAANPTAGMTVGQPEMEKKDVFVNMEHPVGEESTLYSFHGLTTRNGQSFAYYRAPYWRNDVADANFITRDSEDFIGYQPTFETTINDHINALGIRFPLAEGWNADASVTYGSNDVDVTVNNSVNRDYLADHGTSPRSFNPGGYRFTNVVYNLDINTQLSDEVGLAFGSEFKQETFKAIEGNPLSYYGAGSDSFAGIKPDEAGKWSRNNFALYSQLEYDLSDDLLLGVAGRYEDFTDAGSNFSWKANGRYKLGSKGAIRGSYSTGFRAPTLHQSHITLSQYIIVAGSSEPLLQGTLANDNSAVQALGVPTLTHEISKNISAGLTYKFSRNFSGSIDFYQIKVDDRVLFSSQIGSDSDDTTTNPVEQILEDNGVVAVQVFINAGDTKTTGTDVILNYRNIEVGDSGRLHASFAANFNTTTIDAINTPKTISDAGYNIFDRQEQGLITNSRPKSKMILGLNYVSDKWDVSFNNTRFGEVIITAPESGGTDQTLASKISTDLGFGYMLTDKITFNANLNNIFDVYPDETLTSTNTSQAGSRFKYSSEVQQLGQLGTNFSIGVNVQF; from the coding sequence ATGAAACAAAAGTATTTATTAAAATTATTTACAATTGCTTTTATGTTTATGATTCCGTTAGGATTCATGGCACAAACAATAAAAGGAAAAGTAACGGATTCATCTGGCGAAGGATTGCCATTTATGAATATTGTAGAAAAAGGAACATCTAATGGAACAACGACAAATGATAATGGTGACTTTTCCATTACTGTTAAAAGTTTACCAACTACATTCGTAGTGTCTTCTATGGGGTTTGAAACTAAAACAATACCCGTAACAAAAAAATCTTACTTAACAATTATTGTTAATGAAGATAATGCTTTAGATGAAGTTGTAGTTACAGGTAACAGAACAAAACCTAGAACTATTTTAGATTCTCCAGTGCCAATTGACAATATTGATGTTGCAGAATTAACAAAAAGTGGAAAGCCTACTTTAGATAGAATGTTAACTTTTAAAGTTCCTTCTTTTAATTCTCAGAATCAAGCAATTGCAGATGCAACTGCTCATTATGATCCAGCAGATTTACGTGGTTTAGGGCCAAGTAGAACGTTGGTTTTAATAAATGGTAAACGTAAAAACCAAAGTGCACAAGTTTATTTAAATAGAACTCCAGGTAAAGGTGAAGTTGGTGTAGATTTAAAAAGTATACCTACTGCTGCTATAGCAAGAGTTGAAGTTTTAAGAGACGGAGCTTCTGCAATTTATGGATCTGATGCAATTGCAGGTGTATTAAACATTATCTTAAAAAAAGACGTAGACTACTCTACTTTTACTTCAAAAGCAGGAATTACATCTGAACATGATGGTTTTAATTTCTCTACAGATTTTAATACTGGTTTTAACTTTGGTGATGGTGGTTTTGTAAACCTTACTTTAGGATATTACAAACAAGCTACAACTAACAGAGCTGGTAATGTTTCTGATGTAGGAGACACTCCTAGAGATATTGCTTGGTTAGCTGCTAACCCTACTGCTGGTATGACTGTTGGTCAACCAGAAATGGAGAAAAAAGATGTTTTTGTAAATATGGAACATCCAGTTGGTGAAGAATCTACTTTATATTCTTTTCATGGTTTAACAACTAGAAATGGTCAAAGTTTTGCTTATTATAGAGCTCCATATTGGAGAAACGATGTTGCAGATGCAAACTTTATAACAAGAGATTCTGAAGATTTTATTGGATATCAACCAACTTTTGAAACTACAATTAATGATCATATTAATGCTTTAGGAATAAGATTTCCATTAGCAGAAGGATGGAATGCTGATGCAAGTGTTACTTATGGTTCTAATGATGTTGATGTTACAGTTAATAACTCTGTAAATAGAGATTACTTAGCAGATCATGGAACTTCACCAAGATCTTTTAATCCTGGAGGATACAGATTTACAAACGTTGTTTATAACTTAGATATTAATACTCAGTTATCTGATGAAGTTGGTTTAGCTTTTGGATCTGAATTTAAACAAGAAACTTTTAAAGCAATTGAAGGAAATCCTTTATCTTATTACGGAGCAGGTTCTGATTCTTTTGCTGGTATTAAGCCTGATGAAGCTGGAAAATGGTCTAGAAACAACTTTGCACTTTATTCTCAATTAGAATATGATCTATCTGATGATTTATTATTAGGTGTTGCTGGTAGATATGAAGACTTTACAGATGCTGGTTCTAATTTTTCTTGGAAAGCAAACGGACGTTATAAATTAGGTTCTAAAGGAGCAATAAGAGGTTCTTATAGTACAGGTTTTAGAGCACCAACTTTACACCAATCACATATTACATTAAGTCAGTACATTATTGTTGCTGGATCTTCAGAGCCTTTATTACAAGGAACTTTAGCAAATGATAATTCTGCTGTACAAGCTTTAGGAGTTCCTACTTTAACTCATGAAATTTCTAAAAATATTTCTGCTGGTTTAACGTATAAATTTTCTAGAAACTTTTCAGGATCTATAGATTTTTATCAAATTAAAGTTGATGATAGAGTATTATTCTCTTCTCAAATTGGTTCTGATAGTGATGATACAACAACAAATCCTGTAGAACAAATTTTAGAAGACAATGGTGTTGTAGCTGTACAAGTGTTTATTAATGCTGGTGACACAAAAACAACAGGAACTGATGTAATTCTTAACTATAGAAACATTGAAGTAGGTGATAGCGGAAGATTACATGCTAGTTTTGCTGCCAACTTTAATACAACAACAATTGATGCTATTAATACTCCTAAAACTATTTCTGATGCAGGATATAACATCTTTGATAGACAAGAACAGGGTTTAATTACAAACTCTAGACCAAAATCTAAAATGATTTTAGGTTTAAACTATGTATCTGATAAGTGGGATGTTTCTTTTAACAACACTCGTTTTGGTGAAGTTATTATTACTGCTCCAGAATCTGGAGGTACAGATCAAACTCTTGCTTCTAAAATATCTACAGATTTAGGTTTTGGTTATATGTTAACAGACAAAATTACTTTTAACGCTAACTTAAATAACATTTTTGATGTGTATCCAGATGAAACTTTAACTTCTACAAACACTTCTCAAGCAGGTTCTAGATTTAAATATTCATCAGAAGTACAACAATTAGGTCAATTAGGTACTAACTTTAGTATTGGAGTAAACGTTCAATTCTAA
- a CDS encoding TonB-dependent receptor encodes MVKKLVFIKLILLVFVIFTNQITIAQEHQKNTIPLANLLDKISNKHKIFFTYNANLLSNKYIQEEGFINLSLNESISLLEKLTPFHFDDLGNNYYVIYPKKSIYKKKSFSRENKILPNTIDSTFKENKTIVRGIVLSSDNEPLSGATLQDEESLLGTTTKRDGTFEFEIKDENNITISFIGHNSKTLKLTPNIFHTIVLLSGQELEEVQIVGSRNKNRVANDTPVAIDVIDIEKTSTKSSQVEINQFLQYAIPSFNATKQSGADGADHIDPATIRGLGPDQTLVLINGKRRHQASLINLYGTRGRGNSGTDLNAIPISAIKRIELLRDGASAQYGSDAIAGVLNIVLKDTDDELNVSSTLGFYNGDNSNIMPNKIDGFTYKLGLNYGTKINKGGFINFSAEALSADNTIRPGTIARENFGQAAVKNVSLFINSEIPIYRNTKLYVNGGFNYKNTEAYAFTRKPNSERNVLGIYPSGFNPLITSNIFDNSLSIGMVTIFKEWNVDVNNTFGRNNFHYFIKNTVNATLEKNSPTEFDAGGHELIQNTTSIDFSKYFKTKSSGFNIALGLEYRLDKYKIFAGEEASYAAYDIHENVINSQTPLTDYKSYNGVIRPGGSQGFPGYSPENEVDRNRSNFSIYVDTEIDFSKNLMLGSALRYEYYSDFGSTLNYKLASRLKLSKKVNLRSSFSTGFRAPSLAQNYYNLTFTNFIGNTPTESLLVANNSSIARRFNIDKLKEEIAKNFSFGFTSKIGNNFRASIDTYLVSIKDRIILSGNFDASTLGFGVENVQFFANGVNTKTTGVDLVLNWQKNIGKSKFSFDFSGNINHMSITEIKNKMLDKETFFGRREQQFLLASAPKSKFNLGLNYEYKRLKTSLNFTRFSEIKLIDWQIAQNVSNFNNSEAERLKSATDIYEPKITTDLHFSYQLNTTINLQLGANNLFNIYPTEQNSFTDSGGLWDATQMGTNGSFYYTKLNIKL; translated from the coding sequence ATGGTTAAAAAATTAGTATTCATAAAACTTATATTACTTGTTTTTGTGATTTTCACTAACCAAATAACTATTGCTCAAGAACATCAAAAAAATACAATTCCTTTAGCCAATCTACTAGATAAAATTAGTAATAAGCATAAAATATTCTTTACATACAATGCTAATTTACTCTCTAATAAATACATCCAAGAGGAAGGCTTTATAAACTTATCTTTAAATGAATCTATTTCTTTATTAGAAAAACTCACTCCTTTTCATTTTGATGATTTAGGCAATAACTATTATGTTATTTATCCTAAAAAAAGCATTTATAAGAAGAAGTCTTTTTCACGAGAAAATAAAATTTTACCCAATACTATTGATAGTACTTTTAAAGAAAACAAAACAATAGTAAGAGGAATCGTTTTAAGTTCTGACAATGAACCTCTTAGTGGAGCGACTTTACAAGATGAAGAATCTTTATTAGGAACTACTACAAAAAGAGATGGTACTTTTGAATTTGAAATTAAAGACGAAAACAACATCACCATTAGTTTTATAGGTCATAATTCTAAAACTCTTAAACTTACACCAAACATATTTCACACAATTGTTTTATTATCTGGTCAAGAGTTAGAAGAAGTACAAATTGTAGGTTCAAGAAATAAAAACAGAGTTGCAAACGACACGCCTGTTGCCATTGATGTTATCGATATTGAAAAAACTTCAACCAAAAGTAGTCAGGTAGAAATAAATCAATTTTTACAATATGCAATACCTTCATTTAATGCTACAAAACAATCTGGAGCAGATGGTGCAGATCATATAGACCCTGCAACTATTAGAGGTTTAGGACCAGATCAAACACTTGTTTTAATTAATGGAAAAAGAAGACATCAAGCCTCTTTAATAAATTTATACGGAACAAGAGGAAGAGGAAATTCTGGTACAGATTTAAATGCAATTCCTATTTCAGCAATAAAAAGAATAGAATTATTAAGAGATGGAGCTTCTGCTCAATATGGTTCTGATGCAATTGCAGGTGTTTTAAATATTGTTTTGAAGGATACTGATGATGAACTAAATGTAAGTTCAACTTTAGGTTTTTATAATGGAGACAATAGCAATATTATGCCTAATAAAATTGATGGTTTCACTTATAAATTAGGTTTAAATTATGGAACAAAAATAAATAAAGGAGGTTTTATAAATTTTTCTGCAGAAGCATTATCAGCCGATAATACAATTAGGCCTGGAACTATTGCAAGAGAAAATTTTGGACAAGCTGCCGTTAAAAATGTGAGTCTATTTATAAATTCTGAAATTCCTATTTATAGAAACACTAAATTATATGTAAACGGAGGTTTTAACTATAAGAATACAGAAGCTTATGCTTTTACCAGAAAACCGAATAGCGAAAGAAATGTTCTTGGCATTTATCCGAGTGGATTTAATCCTTTAATTACCTCAAATATTTTTGACAATTCATTATCAATTGGAATGGTTACAATTTTTAAAGAATGGAATGTTGATGTTAACAATACTTTTGGTAGAAATAATTTTCATTATTTTATTAAAAACACTGTAAACGCTACATTAGAAAAGAACTCTCCTACTGAGTTTGATGCTGGTGGTCACGAATTAATACAAAATACCACAAGTATTGATTTTTCTAAATATTTTAAAACAAAATCTTCAGGATTTAATATTGCTTTAGGATTAGAATATCGATTAGATAAATATAAAATTTTTGCAGGTGAAGAAGCTTCTTATGCTGCTTATGATATTCATGAAAATGTAATAAATTCTCAAACTCCTTTAACTGATTATAAAAGCTATAATGGTGTTATTAGACCTGGGGGTTCTCAAGGTTTTCCTGGTTATTCTCCAGAAAATGAAGTAGACAGAAATAGATCTAATTTTAGTATTTATGTTGATACAGAAATAGATTTTTCTAAAAACCTCATGCTAGGTAGTGCTTTACGTTATGAATATTATAGTGATTTTGGAAGTACATTAAATTATAAATTAGCATCAAGACTTAAATTGAGTAAAAAAGTTAATCTTCGAAGTTCATTTAGTACTGGTTTTAGAGCTCCTTCTTTGGCTCAAAATTATTACAACTTAACTTTCACTAATTTTATTGGTAATACCCCAACAGAATCATTATTGGTTGCTAATAACAGTTCTATAGCTAGAAGATTTAATATTGATAAGTTAAAAGAAGAAATAGCTAAAAATTTTAGTTTTGGTTTTACATCAAAAATTGGTAATAACTTTAGAGCTTCCATAGACACTTACCTTGTTTCTATTAAAGATAGAATTATTTTAAGTGGAAACTTTGATGCATCAACTTTAGGTTTTGGCGTAGAAAACGTACAGTTTTTTGCCAACGGTGTAAATACGAAAACAACTGGTGTTGATTTGGTTTTAAACTGGCAAAAAAACATTGGTAAAAGCAAATTTTCTTTTGATTTTTCTGGAAACATTAACCACATGAGCATCACAGAGATTAAAAATAAAATGCTCGATAAAGAAACTTTTTTCGGAAGAAGAGAACAACAATTTCTATTAGCTTCAGCACCAAAAAGCAAATTTAACCTTGGTTTAAATTACGAATACAAAAGGCTTAAAACATCATTAAATTTTACGAGATTTAGTGAAATCAAATTAATTGATTGGCAAATAGCCCAAAACGTATCTAATTTCAATAACTCTGAAGCTGAAAGATTAAAATCTGCAACAGATATTTACGAACCTAAAATAACAACCGACTTACATTTTAGTTATCAATTAAATACTACAATCAATCTACAATTAGGTGCTAATAACTTGTTTAACATCTACCCAACCGAACAAAATAGCTTTACTGATAGTGGTGGCTTATGGGACGCTACACAAATGGGAACAAATGGGTCATTTTACTACACAAAATTAAATATTAAGCTCTAA
- a CDS encoding FecR family protein, producing MIKKEYNTINDFLEDASFKNWALQQNGTDISFWDYWIANNPDREELVNKAKDLVLGISFDKNFVSKAKVSCEWEKLEAKINAKKATPKRKVRYLKPLSIAASILLLVSVGFYFINGSSKVTHKTNYGEILNIKLQDGSDVTLNSNSSLSYYKNESRKVWLTGEAFFQVDKKVVTNAKFWVLTDDLSVEVYGTSFNVSTKKKKTDVFLEEGNIWLKLNNGTDKKMIPGNYISYSAEKNKILEDINIFNPTTKTSWKDGSLLFENLSLEKAMEKIEESYGYSIVFKDDKSKNTLITGAVPITNIDICLKAIEKSVDVIITKKGNSLIIRKK from the coding sequence ATGATTAAGAAAGAATATAATACCATAAACGATTTTTTAGAAGATGCTTCTTTTAAGAATTGGGCACTCCAACAAAATGGTACAGACATCAGTTTTTGGGATTATTGGATTGCAAATAATCCAGATAGAGAAGAATTGGTAAACAAAGCAAAAGACCTTGTTTTAGGCATTTCTTTTGATAAAAATTTTGTTAGCAAAGCGAAAGTTTCTTGCGAATGGGAAAAATTAGAAGCTAAAATTAATGCTAAAAAAGCAACTCCAAAAAGAAAAGTAAGATATTTAAAACCTTTAAGCATTGCAGCTTCTATACTTTTATTAGTTTCTGTTGGTTTTTATTTTATCAATGGTTCTTCTAAGGTTACTCACAAAACCAATTATGGTGAAATTTTAAATATAAAGCTACAAGATGGTAGTGATGTTACGTTAAACTCAAACTCTAGTTTATCTTATTATAAAAACGAAAGCAGAAAAGTTTGGTTAACAGGTGAAGCTTTTTTTCAGGTTGATAAAAAAGTAGTTACAAATGCAAAGTTTTGGGTTTTAACAGACGATTTATCTGTAGAAGTATATGGTACTTCATTTAATGTAAGCACAAAAAAGAAGAAAACAGATGTATTTTTAGAAGAAGGAAATATCTGGTTAAAATTAAATAATGGTACTGATAAAAAAATGATTCCTGGTAATTACATTTCTTATTCAGCTGAAAAAAATAAAATATTAGAAGACATAAATATTTTTAATCCTACTACAAAAACATCTTGGAAAGATGGTTCCTTATTGTTTGAAAACTTATCTTTGGAAAAGGCAATGGAAAAAATAGAAGAATCTTATGGTTATTCTATTGTTTTTAAAGATGATAAAAGTAAAAATACTTTAATAACAGGAGCTGTTCCTATTACTAATATTGATATCTGTTTAAAAGCCATTGAAAAATCTGTTGACGTAATTATTACCAAAAAAGGTAATAGTTTAATTATCAGAAAAAAGTAG
- a CDS encoding RNA polymerase sigma factor, with translation MEKLTDKFIWKSLKEGDLNAFSVLFESYYPQLHSYGLKISNNVALTEDTLQDFFIYIYEHRENLSDLETIAPYLFTSYKRFLLRVMKKNQKLKHTDFSTETFVDIQFTAEELMTNQETERFKNKNISNLLNKLPKRQKEAIYLKYYSGLKAKEISEIMGINYQSVVNTLHKAIKSLKEEISIIKLFN, from the coding sequence ATGGAAAAACTAACGGATAAATTTATTTGGAAATCACTAAAAGAAGGCGACTTAAATGCCTTTTCTGTGCTTTTTGAAAGTTATTATCCGCAGTTACATAGTTATGGTTTAAAAATATCTAATAACGTTGCTCTTACTGAAGATACTTTACAGGATTTCTTTATTTACATCTACGAACACAGAGAAAATTTAAGCGATTTAGAAACCATTGCTCCTTACCTATTTACATCTTACAAAAGGTTCTTATTAAGAGTGATGAAAAAAAATCAGAAATTGAAACATACAGACTTTTCTACTGAAACCTTTGTAGACATTCAATTTACTGCAGAAGAATTAATGACAAATCAAGAAACTGAAAGATTTAAAAATAAAAATATTTCTAATTTATTAAATAAATTACCAAAAAGACAAAAAGAAGCGATCTACTTAAAGTATTATAGTGGACTAAAAGCCAAAGAGATATCAGAAATAATGGGTATTAATTATCAAAGTGTCGTTAACACACTTCACAAGGCTATAAAGAGTTTAAAAGAAGAAATATCTATTATAAAATTATTTAATTAA
- the ychF gene encoding redox-regulated ATPase YchF, which produces MKAGIVGLPNVGKSTLFNCLSNAKAQSANFPFCTIEPNLGVVNVPDTRLKKLEELVVPERVQTATVEIVDIAGLVKGASKGEGLGNQFLANIRETDALLHVVRCFDNDNIIHVDESIDPVRDKETIDIELQLKDLETVQKRLERVKRTAKTGNKEAQAELVVLLRIEETLLKGVSVRTLDFSEKEMEFVQVLQFITLKPVLYVCNVDENSAVSGNDYVEKIREAVKDENAEVIVLAVGTEADITELDDYEERQMFLADIGLEEAGVSRLVRSAYKLLNLQTYFTAGVKEVRAWTIPIGSTAPQAAGVIHTDFEKGFIRAETIAYEDYVTYGSEAKVKEAGKMRVEGKEYIVKDGDVMHFRFNV; this is translated from the coding sequence ATGAAAGCCGGAATTGTAGGATTACCAAACGTAGGAAAATCAACTTTATTTAACTGTTTATCAAATGCAAAAGCACAAAGTGCAAACTTTCCTTTTTGTACGATAGAACCAAATTTAGGAGTTGTAAATGTGCCAGATACACGTTTAAAGAAGTTAGAAGAATTGGTGGTTCCAGAAAGAGTTCAAACTGCTACTGTAGAAATAGTTGATATTGCTGGTCTTGTAAAAGGAGCAAGTAAAGGTGAAGGTTTAGGAAATCAGTTTTTAGCAAATATTAGAGAAACAGATGCCCTTTTACATGTTGTACGTTGTTTTGATAACGATAATATTATTCATGTTGATGAATCTATAGATCCTGTTAGAGATAAAGAAACAATTGATATTGAACTTCAATTAAAAGATTTAGAAACAGTTCAAAAACGTTTAGAACGTGTAAAAAGAACTGCAAAAACTGGTAATAAAGAAGCTCAAGCAGAATTAGTTGTTTTATTAAGAATAGAAGAAACTTTATTGAAAGGAGTTTCTGTAAGAACATTAGACTTTTCTGAAAAAGAAATGGAATTTGTGCAAGTATTGCAATTTATCACATTAAAACCAGTATTATACGTTTGTAATGTTGATGAAAATTCTGCAGTTTCTGGAAACGATTATGTAGAAAAAATTAGAGAAGCTGTTAAAGATGAAAATGCTGAGGTAATTGTTTTAGCAGTTGGTACAGAAGCAGATATTACAGAATTAGACGATTATGAAGAAAGACAAATGTTTTTAGCAGATATTGGCTTAGAAGAAGCTGGTGTTTCTAGATTGGTTCGTTCTGCATATAAATTATTAAACTTACAGACTTATTTTACAGCAGGTGTAAAAGAAGTTAGAGCTTGGACAATTCCTATTGGATCTACTGCGCCACAAGCTGCAGGAGTAATTCATACAGATTTCGAAAAAGGTTTTATTAGAGCAGAAACAATTGCTTACGAAGATTACGTTACTTATGGTTCTGAAGCTAAAGTTAAAGAAGCTGGTAAAATGAGAGTAGAAGGTAAAGAATATATCGTTAAAGATGGTGATGTAATGCACTTTAGATTTAACGTATAA
- a CDS encoding aspartyl/asparaginyl beta-hydroxylase domain-containing protein, with the protein MFESKEIAIAIKDRIQLPFHFDVHKMLSETKALALEQFEYYKVIQLRAPAHLVDTSLPFPPPANDYADGSWTDWLNTTALNKSPYLKSIIEIFQKNTNVTLVRLLRLAPNSIVKEHTDPTLGLEVEKSVIRLTIPILNNDKMVFNLNKSPVHMKPGECWYLKLTDPHEVINNGNEERINLTIDMTPNDWLRDLIKKSQ; encoded by the coding sequence ATGTTCGAAAGCAAAGAAATAGCAATAGCTATAAAAGATAGAATACAATTGCCTTTTCATTTTGATGTTCATAAAATGTTATCAGAAACAAAGGCTTTAGCTTTAGAACAATTTGAGTATTATAAAGTAATTCAATTAAGAGCTCCTGCTCATTTGGTAGATACTTCTTTGCCTTTTCCCCCTCCTGCAAATGATTATGCAGATGGTTCTTGGACAGATTGGTTAAATACTACTGCTCTTAATAAATCGCCCTATTTAAAAAGTATTATAGAAATTTTTCAAAAAAATACAAACGTAACTTTAGTTAGATTATTAAGACTTGCGCCTAATTCTATTGTAAAAGAACACACAGACCCAACTTTAGGTTTAGAGGTAGAAAAATCAGTAATACGTTTAACAATTCCTATTTTAAATAATGATAAAATGGTTTTTAACTTGAATAAAAGTCCTGTTCATATGAAACCTGGTGAATGTTGGTATTTAAAACTAACAGATCCTCATGAAGTAATTAATAACGGAAATGAAGAACGCATTAATTTAACAATTGATATGACTCCAAATGATTGGTTAAGAGATCTCATAAAAAAATCCCAATAA
- a CDS encoding LURP-one-related/scramblase family protein, whose translation MSSNFFESNSYFIDEKVNYFKFENAYKVFNNKGNEIGSVTQKLSLGQKALRLLLNKNMLPFQLAIKDKSGNLQTTISRGWTFFMSTILIDDSKGNNIGSIKQKFKLFKPTFKIYNKSKQLVAVITGDWKAWNFKINDASKKQIGTINKKWNGAMKEIFTSADKYNVDLIPGYTNVSNKMAILSSAITIDMILKENNK comes from the coding sequence ATGAGTTCAAATTTCTTTGAATCTAACAGTTACTTTATTGACGAAAAAGTTAATTATTTTAAGTTTGAAAACGCTTACAAAGTATTTAATAATAAAGGAAACGAGATAGGTTCTGTAACCCAAAAACTCTCCTTAGGGCAAAAAGCACTTCGATTATTATTAAACAAGAATATGTTGCCTTTTCAACTAGCAATAAAAGATAAATCAGGAAATTTACAAACAACAATATCTAGAGGTTGGACTTTCTTTATGTCTACAATTCTTATTGATGATTCTAAAGGCAATAATATTGGTTCCATAAAGCAAAAATTTAAATTGTTTAAACCAACTTTTAAAATATATAATAAATCTAAGCAACTTGTAGCTGTAATTACTGGTGATTGGAAAGCTTGGAATTTTAAAATAAATGATGCTTCCAAAAAACAAATTGGAACCATCAATAAAAAATGGAATGGAGCTATGAAAGAGATCTTTACCTCAGCAGACAAATATAATGTAGATTTAATTCCTGGTTATACCAATGTCTCAAATAAAATGGCAATTCTATCTAGCGCAATAACGATTGATATGATTTTAAAAGAAAATAATAAATAG